The DNA region GCTTTTATCCAAGACCCCGATGACTACAAGATCGAACTGATTCAACTGGGTACTCAAGGCTCTGCCACCGAAAAGCAAAAATCTAAACAGGAACTGCTTACAAAGTAAAAAGAATAATGCTATCCTAAGAATAGACCTGGACCCATGCGGCCACAACGCCCAAACCTTGTCAGGACCGGAAGGTAGCAGCAATACGGGATGCTTGTAGCAGGCGTGGTATCCGGGTCGCCCTTTTTTAAGAGCGTTTTTTGGCTATGGCTGGTTTAGGAGATCTTGTCAAAAAAGCCTTTTACCTGGGAGTTGGTGTAGTTGCCACCGCAGGGGAAAGAGCGGGTATGACACTGGCTGAACTGAGAGAGCAAGCCCAAAAGCTGGCAGATGAAATGGTGGCGAAGGGTGAAATGACTACAGAGGACGCCCGACGCCTAGTAGACGAGATGGTAAACCGAGCCCAGCAACAGCAACCGATCGACTCATCATCGACGAGCAGCAAACCGTCTGAACCGCGTAGGATTGAAATTGTCGTAGAAGATGACGAT from Aerosakkonema funiforme FACHB-1375 includes:
- a CDS encoding phasin family protein, with amino-acid sequence MAGLGDLVKKAFYLGVGVVATAGERAGMTLAELREQAQKLADEMVAKGEMTTEDARRLVDEMVNRAQQQQPIDSSSTSSKPSEPRRIEIVVEDDDASGGEGQNVDVLRQQVMSLQDELRRLKQD